The Winogradskyella schleiferi genome contains the following window.
CTGATGCTTGAAATCCAGCGAAGAATAATATTACAGTTAAAATATATTTCATATGTTTTAGTCTGTTGAATTTTGAAGGCAATATCCTGTTCGCTATTTGCCATGGGCTAAGCCCACAACAGTTTCAACATAATCATTTCAAAATTCTAGTTTGTAAATGTAATTAATGTAACGCATTTTTTGTGTTACAATTATCATAAATACAATTACTATTCCAAATGTAACAAATACATTTCTAAATGTAATAAATCGCTGATATACAATCTAAAAAGTGAAGTCAATTTGAAGAAATTAGCGCTAAATGCTCACACTTTTTAATTACATCGATGTAAGTGTAGAAGTCTCTGAATTTCCAAAGGGGACTTTTGTGGCTTAATTGTTGGAATTATTTGAATACTCAAAATCAGTCCAGTTTTGAGATCCTTCCCACTAGTGTTGAGCATACTAGGAAATAGGAAGGCTAGTAGTATGGACATTGAGTTAGTTTTTTTATTAGCGCATTTAGTTTAGGGGACTAAATGCGCTTTTGCTTTTACAATGTTCCTCTCTTGGCTTGCTCGCGCTCAATGGATTCAAACAATGCTTTAAAATTACCCGCTCCAAAACCACGTGCTCCCATACGCTGAATAATTTCAAAAAACAAGGTTGGTCTATCTTCTACAGGCTTTGTGAAAATTTGAAGCAAGTAGCCTTCTTCGTCCGCATCTATCATAATCCCCAAACTTTTTAAAGTTTCAATATCTTCTCTCAGTGCATGGCTGTGTTCTTCTAATCGTCCAGGAACTGCTCGGTAATATTCTTCTGGTGGTGTAGATAAAAATTCAACTCCCCTAGATTTTAATTTTGAAACCGTTGTAATAATATCGTCTGTTGCCACAGCAATATGTTGAACACCTGATCCTTCATAAAAATCTAGATATTCTTCAATTTGTGAGCGTTTTTTTCCTTCCGCAGGTTCATTGATCGGAAATTTAATTCTGCCATTTCCATTACTCATTACTTTACTCATAAGTGCCGAGTACTCCGTATGAATTTGTTTATCGTCAAAAGATAAAAAATTAACAAAACCCATAACGTCTTCGTACCATTTTACCCACTTGTTCATTTGTCCCCAACCTACATTTCCAACCATGTGGTCAATGAATTTTAGACCAGCAGGTTCTGGATTGTAATCGCTTTTCCACGCTACAAAACCTGGCATAAATTTGCCATTATAATTTTTTCGTTCAACGAACATGTGTACCGTTTCTCCGTAGGTATAAATTCCTGCTCTTATGACTTCACCAAATTCATCTTTTTCAACGGTTGGTTCCATAAACGGTTTTGCGCCTCGTTTGGTGGTTTCCTCGTAAGATTTACGAGCATCATCAACCCAAAGCGCTACGACTTTAACACCATCACCATGTTTTACAATATGATTATTGATTTCAGATTTGCTGTTTAATGGTGTTGTGAGCACTAATCTAATTTTATCTTGTTTCAACACATAACTCACAGAATCTTTCGATCCCGTTTCCAAACCTCTATAAGCAAACGACTGAAAGCCAAAGGCAGTTTTATAAAAATGCGCAGCTTGTTTGGCGTTACCAACATAAAACTCCACATAATCCGTTCCTAAAAGCGGCAAGAAATCTTGCGCTCCTTCAAATATTTTCTCTAAACCGTAGTTTACACTTTTTACTTCTTTTGCCATAATTGTTTGTTTAAACTCTCATCCTTCTTTAAAGGTTTTAAGTAATTTATTTTCTATTGAATCTATATTAATGGAATCCATTTCCGATTCAATACTATAATCATCTTCTTCCCAAGTGTTAATTGTATCAGACTCGGAATCTGAATTATAATAATCATCACTTTGATAATAACGTCATTATCAAAATCTTTAAACTCATCTAAAAATCCTGAGGAAAGCATTGTGCCGTAAAAAATTAATACACCTATAACCATAAGAACAATTAATCCGTTAATTACAATAGCAAAAATATTTATAATCTTTGCGGTATTAACATTGCTTCTAGACTGTGGGTCATACGCTTCAGGATTTTCACGAAATTCTCTTAAACTTTTGTTTGCCGTAACCAAACCAATAATTGCCATTGCCAAAGGTAAGATCGCGGTAATTCCGTAACAGCAACAACTTGAAATTCCAATAACTAAGGCTAATATTCCTAAAATAAGTGCTAAAGGATCTGCTGATAATTTGTTCATATTTAAAAGCTTCTTCTAATTTCCCCCATACTTCGACTGCGCTCAGCATAGGAAAGGGAATAACTATCGTTGTTGGCAAATAATTTTATTATTAATTTCCTTATGTTTTTTTTTATATTCCTTCCCTATGGGAAGGCTAGGATGGGCTTTTTACTCCAACCAAGACCTATAATAATCTTCGTCAGCTATTTTTATGGCTTCTTCTGTGACTTTTAATGGCTTAAATGTATCTACCATAACTGCTAATTCTTCTGTTTTAACCTTGCCAATACTTTTTTCCATTGTTCCAGGATGCGGACCATGTGGAATACCTGCAGGATGTAATGAAAT
Protein-coding sequences here:
- a CDS encoding CCC motif membrane protein → MNKLSADPLALILGILALVIGISSCCCYGITAILPLAMAIIGLVTANKSLREFRENPEAYDPQSRSNVNTAKIINIFAIVINGLIVLMVIGVLIFYGTMLSSGFLDEFKDFDNDVIIKVMIIIIQIPSLIQLTLGKKMIIVLNRKWIPLI
- the hppD gene encoding 4-hydroxyphenylpyruvate dioxygenase, producing the protein MAKEVKSVNYGLEKIFEGAQDFLPLLGTDYVEFYVGNAKQAAHFYKTAFGFQSFAYRGLETGSKDSVSYVLKQDKIRLVLTTPLNSKSEINNHIVKHGDGVKVVALWVDDARKSYEETTKRGAKPFMEPTVEKDEFGEVIRAGIYTYGETVHMFVERKNYNGKFMPGFVAWKSDYNPEPAGLKFIDHMVGNVGWGQMNKWVKWYEDVMGFVNFLSFDDKQIHTEYSALMSKVMSNGNGRIKFPINEPAEGKKRSQIEEYLDFYEGSGVQHIAVATDDIITTVSKLKSRGVEFLSTPPEEYYRAVPGRLEEHSHALREDIETLKSLGIMIDADEEGYLLQIFTKPVEDRPTLFFEIIQRMGARGFGAGNFKALFESIEREQAKRGTL